In the genome of Acinetobacter sp. WCHAc010034, one region contains:
- a CDS encoding S-(hydroxymethyl)glutathione dehydrogenase/class III alcohol dehydrogenase yields MKSRAAVAFGPGKPLEIVEIDVEPPRKGEVLVKITHTGVCHTDAFTLSGDDPEGIFPVVLGHEGAGIVVEVGEGVTSVKPGDHVIPLYTAECGECLFCKSGKTNLCVAVRATQGKGLMPDGTTRFSYNGQPLFHYMGCSTFSEYTVVAEVSLAKINPDANPEHVCLLGCGVTTGIGAVHNTAKVQPGDSVAVFGLGGIGLAAIQGARQAKAGRIIAIDTNPSKFELARSFGATECINPKDYEKPIHEVLIEMTGWGVDHTFECIGNVNVMRSALEAAHRGWGQSIIIGVAGAGKEISTRPFQLVTGRTWKGSAFGGVKGRTQLPGMVEDAMKGEIDLAPFVTHTMGLDEINDAFDLMHEGKSIRTVIHY; encoded by the coding sequence ATGAAATCACGTGCAGCTGTGGCCTTCGGGCCAGGAAAACCTCTGGAAATAGTTGAAATTGACGTCGAGCCGCCGCGCAAGGGTGAGGTGCTGGTCAAGATCACCCACACTGGCGTTTGCCATACCGATGCATTCACCCTTTCTGGCGATGATCCAGAAGGCATCTTCCCAGTCGTGTTGGGCCATGAAGGAGCAGGCATCGTCGTCGAGGTCGGTGAAGGTGTAACTAGTGTGAAACCTGGCGATCATGTCATTCCACTATACACCGCCGAATGTGGCGAGTGCCTGTTTTGCAAGTCAGGAAAAACCAACCTTTGTGTGGCAGTGCGCGCTACTCAGGGCAAGGGCCTGATGCCTGACGGCACTACCCGTTTCTCATACAACGGTCAGCCACTGTTCCACTACATGGGTTGCTCGACCTTCAGCGAATACACCGTCGTTGCCGAGGTATCGCTGGCTAAGATCAACCCAGACGCCAATCCGGAACATGTCTGCCTACTCGGTTGTGGCGTGACCACCGGTATCGGTGCCGTGCACAACACGGCTAAGGTGCAGCCTGGGGACTCCGTGGCAGTGTTCGGCCTCGGCGGTATCGGTCTTGCTGCGATTCAGGGTGCACGCCAAGCCAAGGCTGGCCGCATCATCGCCATCGATACTAACCCATCCAAGTTCGAACTGGCACGCAGTTTTGGTGCCACCGAGTGCATCAACCCCAAAGACTATGAGAAGCCGATTCACGAGGTTCTTATCGAAATGACTGGCTGGGGTGTCGACCATACCTTTGAGTGCATTGGCAACGTCAATGTGATGCGTTCGGCACTGGAAGCAGCCCACCGAGGCTGGGGTCAATCGATCATCATCGGTGTTGCTGGCGCCGGTAAGGAAATCTCTACCCGTCCGTTCCAATTAGTCACTGGCCGGACCTGGAAGGGCTCTGCCTTCGGCGGTGTCAAGGGACGTACCCAACTTCCAGGCATGGTAGAAGACGCGATGAAAGGTGAAATCGACCTCGCTCCATTCGTCACCCACACCATGGGACTCGATGAAATCAATGACGCGTTCGACCTGATGCACGAAGGCAAGTCGATTCGTACT
- a CDS encoding metal/formaldehyde-sensitive transcriptional repressor, translating into MPNQVEDKKKILTRVRRIKGQAEAIEKALESNVECNAILQQICSVRGAINGLMNEMLEVHLKDTLVSGETTEQQRNEELAEIAKILKSYLK; encoded by the coding sequence ATGCCAAATCAAGTCGAAGATAAAAAAAAGATTCTGACGCGTGTCAGACGAATCAAGGGTCAGGCTGAAGCGATTGAAAAAGCGCTAGAAAGCAATGTGGAATGTAATGCCATTCTGCAACAAATCTGTTCTGTACGCGGTGCCATTAATGGTCTAATGAATGAGATGCTAGAGGTTCACTTAAAAGACACTCTAGTATCTGGAGAAACTACAGAACAACAACGAAACGAAGAACTTGCTGAAATAGCAAAGATTCTTAAGTCATATTTAAAATAA
- a CDS encoding IS3 family transposase (programmed frameshift) has translation MSSSKRYPEEFKIEAVKQVTEKGHSVAEVAARLGTTTHSLYAWIKRYAPQEPKITDSRDAVSELAKLKKELQRVTEERDIFKKSRGVLRKPVQMRYAFIQDNQHIWSVRRLCSTLDVHHSGYYAWLKQPTSKTARKRQQLSGLIKQFWLESGGVYGYRKIHCDLKDVGENCGINRVHRLMKANGLKSQRGYRKPRSYAGTPSIVSANTLERQFNPTQPNRKWVTDITYIRTHEGWLYLAVVIDLFSRLVVGWSMKSRMTTDLVLDALLMALWRRKPKNKVLIHSDQGSQYTSHEWQAFLKQHNLECSMSRRGNCHDNAVAESFFQLLKRERVKKRNYASRTEARSDIFEYIEMFYNSKRRHGSNGQRSPLDYEKSHQKMVMCV, from the exons ATGAGCAGTAGCAAACGATACCCTGAAGAATTCAAAATTGAAGCAGTAAAGCAAGTGACTGAAAAAGGTCATAGCGTGGCTGAAGTTGCCGCACGTTTAGGTACAACCACGCATAGTCTTTATGCTTGGATCAAGCGTTATGCTCCTCAAGAACCTAAAATCACAGACTCTAGGGATGCAGTTTCAGAATTGGCAAAGCTAAAAAAGGAGTTGCAAAGAGTTACTGAAGAAAGGGACATAT TTAAAAAAAGCCGCGGTGTACTTCGCAAGCCAGTCCAAATGAGGTATGCCTTTATTCAGGACAATCAGCACATATGGTCTGTTCGTCGTTTATGTTCGACTCTAGATGTTCATCACAGTGGTTATTACGCATGGTTGAAACAACCCACTAGTAAAACTGCGAGGAAACGACAACAGCTTTCAGGATTGATTAAACAGTTCTGGCTGGAATCTGGCGGAGTCTACGGCTATCGCAAGATTCACTGTGATTTGAAAGATGTTGGCGAAAATTGCGGTATCAACCGGGTGCATAGGTTAATGAAAGCGAATGGGCTTAAATCACAGCGCGGCTATCGCAAGCCTAGATCTTATGCAGGTACGCCAAGTATTGTTTCCGCAAACACCTTAGAACGACAGTTTAATCCAACTCAGCCTAATCGGAAGTGGGTAACAGACATTACGTATATTCGTACACATGAAGGTTGGTTATATCTTGCTGTTGTAATTGATCTATTTTCACGCCTTGTTGTTGGGTGGTCTATGAAATCAAGAATGACTACAGATCTTGTGCTAGATGCGTTATTGATGGCTTTATGGCGGAGAAAACCAAAGAACAAGGTTTTGATTCATTCTGACCAAGGCAGCCAATATACCAGTCATGAATGGCAAGCATTCCTTAAACAACATAATTTGGAATGCAGTATGAGTCGTAGAGGCAATTGCCATGATAATGCTGTTGCAGAAAGCTTTTTCCAGCTATTAAAACGGGAACGAGTTAAGAAGAGAAACTATGCATCAAGAACTGAAGCGAGGTCAGATATCTTTGAATATATTGAAATGTTTTATAACTCAAAAAGAAGACATGGTTCCAATGGACAACGTTCTCCATTAGATTATGAAAAGTCCCATCAAAAGATGGTTATGTGTGTCTAG